The following are encoded together in the Silurus meridionalis isolate SWU-2019-XX chromosome 2, ASM1480568v1, whole genome shotgun sequence genome:
- the mcfd2 gene encoding multiple coagulation factor deficiency protein 2 isoform X2, with protein MGFTKGQLQSCLLLLLLSCCVLHVHSHGEHHGQGVGDHQRDPQPPITRLDKNMVQDKDHIMEHLDGVIDKPEADMTPQELQLHYFKMHDYDGNNLLDGLELATAITHVHKEEKGENSPPMKEQDLINIIDQVLRDDDKNNDGYIDYAEFAKSLQ; from the exons ATGGGCTTCACAAAGGGGCAGCTACAGAGCTGcctgctgctactactgctgTCCTGCTGTGTGCTTCATGTTCACTCACATGGAGAACATCATGGTCAAGGGGTCGGGGATCATCAAAGAGACCCTCAACCTCCCATCACCCGCCTGGACAAGAACATGGTGCAGGACAAAGA CCACATCATGGAGCATTTAGACGGCGTGATCGACAAGCCCGAGGCGGATATGACCCCTCAAGAACTGCAGCTTCACTATTTCAAAATGCACGACTACGACGGTAATAACCTGCTCGATGGGCTTGAGCTCGCCACTGctattacacatgtacacaagGAG GAGAAGGGTGAGAACAGCCCACCAATGAAAGAGCAGGACCTCATCAATATTATCGATCAGGTCCTTCGGGATGATGACAAAAACAATGATGGCTACATCGACTATGCCGAGTTTGCGAAATCTCTTCAGTAA
- the mcfd2 gene encoding multiple coagulation factor deficiency protein 2 isoform X1: MHAKKQYIITIIMGFTKGQLQSCLLLLLLSCCVLHVHSHGEHHGQGVGDHQRDPQPPITRLDKNMVQDKDHIMEHLDGVIDKPEADMTPQELQLHYFKMHDYDGNNLLDGLELATAITHVHKEEKGENSPPMKEQDLINIIDQVLRDDDKNNDGYIDYAEFAKSLQ, encoded by the exons ATGCACgcaaaaaaa CAGTACATCATCACAATTATCATGGGCTTCACAAAGGGGCAGCTACAGAGCTGcctgctgctactactgctgTCCTGCTGTGTGCTTCATGTTCACTCACATGGAGAACATCATGGTCAAGGGGTCGGGGATCATCAAAGAGACCCTCAACCTCCCATCACCCGCCTGGACAAGAACATGGTGCAGGACAAAGA CCACATCATGGAGCATTTAGACGGCGTGATCGACAAGCCCGAGGCGGATATGACCCCTCAAGAACTGCAGCTTCACTATTTCAAAATGCACGACTACGACGGTAATAACCTGCTCGATGGGCTTGAGCTCGCCACTGctattacacatgtacacaagGAG GAGAAGGGTGAGAACAGCCCACCAATGAAAGAGCAGGACCTCATCAATATTATCGATCAGGTCCTTCGGGATGATGACAAAAACAATGATGGCTACATCGACTATGCCGAGTTTGCGAAATCTCTTCAGTAA